The proteins below come from a single Mustela nigripes isolate SB6536 chromosome 14, MUSNIG.SB6536, whole genome shotgun sequence genomic window:
- the LOC132001402 gene encoding group IIE secretory phospholipase A2-like, with the protein MKPPPLLTFLCLLVALASGNLVQFGVMIERMTGKPALQYNDYGCYCGVGGSHWPVDQTDWCCHAHDCCYGRLEKMGCEPKLERYLFSASKNNIFCAGRTVCQRQTCECDRTAALCFRQNLGTYNRNFVRYPNTLCSGPTPPC; encoded by the exons ATGAAGCCTCCCCCTCTTCTgaccttcctctgcctcctgg TGGCCCTGGCCAGCGGGAACCTGGTCCAGTTTGGGGTGATGATCGAGAGGATGACGGGGAAGCCAGCGCTGCAGTACAATGACTACGGCTGCTACTGCGGCGTTGGGGGCTCCCACTGGCCCGTGGACCAGACGGACTG GTGCTGCCATGCCCATGACTGCTGCTACGGGCGCCTGGAGAAGATGGGCTGTGAACCCAAGCTGGAAAGGTATCTCTTCTCTGCCAGCAAGAACAACATCTTCTGCG CCGGCCGAACCGTCTGCCAGCGTCAGACCTGCGAGTGTGACCGGACTGCCGCCCTCTGCTTCCGCCAGAACCTGGGCACCTACAACCGCAACTTCGTGCGCTATCCCAACACACTGTGCAGCGGCCCCACACCGCCCTGCTAG